In the Ranitomeya imitator isolate aRanImi1 chromosome 2, aRanImi1.pri, whole genome shotgun sequence genome, gtgctgggcagcggcgagcagacgcttctggggctaagtcctgcttttctcattctgagcatgccctgaggaagatctctcagtggagatcaagggtcacatggtcacacactgcagctaagtccattggtcctttcaggaaggtcctttaagtgcttggactaaatcctgctttgctcacactgagcatgcccagggcaagatctctcagtggagatttagggtcacatgctcaggtatggcagtctctcattggtccttctaggaaggtctttttacTTGCTgcggctatataaggctcgcatggccgcacggccatgcgctagtgtcaattcatatatgtgctttgcgccagtgtggttatgtatgagtgtgttcagggacccggctgaaataagcccctagaataccggcaccttcggtgaggagattgcatgagtgtgttcagggacccggctgaaataagcccctagaataccggcttctccggtgaggagattgcatgttgcataaccactgactgctatcagcttggcagtaagcttgtgctcctgtgaggctaacggggcacagtgcttccctttcacagctactctgtggagtaacagagctagtctataccgccaaacagtgccgctattcgctagcagcaggttcctcctgcacggtggaccccgggctgcgaacgcaccatttataataaacatctctattttctcggtgcgttctgctagccctaacacggtttacctgcggatttaccaaaatcagtcaggaaaaatccgcaggactttccgcaacgtgtgcacgtagtttAGCAGGACTCTTGTCAGAATCCTGGGAGCTACATAGCGATCCTCGAATATAATACCTttcactgcctcacaagggggtatataCACTAAATAATAGATTTTTTATGTTCTATTAAGATCAGCTTTGCTTCACTGTTGTATTTAAAAATCTACCTTTGCTGCATGCCTTATAGTTTGGCCAAAAATTTTGACATATTAATGTTAGAAAAAATCAGTAGAAATTTCATTATTCAAAAATAAGAAAATCTGTTTTACTCTTTGCAGATGACTATCCCGGGATCTCTGAGGAACATCAGATATCTTTAGATGGTAGAGGAGATGATTGTGGTATCCCAGACGATACATATGAAGAACATGTCATAATTCCAAATGTAGCTGTTCATGGCAACAGTCTATCATCAGATCCTTTCGAACAGGTCCTATCTTCTGATTCATCACCGAATGTTAAGGAACATAAACGTAGCAGAAAAGATAATACTGGAAAGAAACCATAtacatgtttagaatgtggaaaatgttttgactGGAAATCAAAATTTATTCAACataagagaagtcacacaggggaaaagccattttcttgtgaagattgtgggaaatgttttagtgaaAGATCTTTTCTTTATAGGCATCAGAGAAGCCACACAGATgcaaagccgttttcatgttctcagtgtggtaaatgttttaaacagaaatggggtcttgttacacatgagagaagtcacacaggagcaaagccgtattcatgttcagaatgtgataaATGCTATAGTGATAAATCAAGTCTTGCTAGACATCAGTgggttcacacaggggagaagcctttttcatgttcagaatgtgggaaatgttttaaccgtaaatcttgtcttgttacacatgagagaattcacaccggggtaaaaccattttcatgttcagaatgtgggaaactttATAACAATAAAACACATCTTGCTAGACATCAGTGGgttcacacaggggtgaagccattttcgtgttcagaatgtggggcgTTTTTTACTGATAAATCATCTCTTGTTAATCATCAAAATGTTCATACAGGATCaatgccatattcatgttcagaatgtgggaaatgttttaataataaatcaaatcttgttagacatcactGGGTTCACAAAGaggtgaagccattttcatgttcagaatgtggaaaatcgtTTAGTCAGAAATTAGAAGTTGttagacatcaaagaactcacacaggggagaagccacttTCATGCCCTTAATGTGAGAAATATCTGACCAAAACATCAAGTCTTAATAACCATTACAAAGCTCAAATATATCAAAAGAAATTTTCACGTACCGTATTCGGAGATTGTTTTAATCAAAGCCAGCTCTAATGTCACATCAGAAatctttcacaagaaaaacaagtcCAATTCCTGAAAATGACACACAAATCACATAAATCACATCTGCTTAAAAATCAAAAGATTCACTCAGTGACCTAGCATTTTTTAAGGTTATTTTATGTACTAATATAAGAATAGAAATTTAATTTATAGTCAAAATAATTTATTGATGAGATAGGAAAAGTTAGTTATAGCAATAAACATTGGTCAAGAACTTAAGGGGTTGTCTCCCTTCAGAATGTCCTTATCCCTTGTTGCTGTTTGCTATAAAATAACCCACCACTGTTCACCCACTTTCTTCGGTCCAGTACTGAGTTTCTGGCGTTGCTCATGGTGTCCAGTATTAGGTGCGTTGTTGACTTCATCCAAAAATGTGGcaaccaatcagtgagctcagcgactCTGCCTATGTAAACTGAATTCAGTGTTGCAGAGGTCACTCATTGGCCATGGAGTCCGCA is a window encoding:
- the LOC138663158 gene encoding gastrula zinc finger protein XlCGF26.1-like, which encodes MWSVVLRVERKMDRDREIEMAERILHLTLEILFRLTGEDYIVVKKTSSEHCQDPVSKGWGRPLSPITGPPPHPLIHEDINDQKILELTYKMIELLTGEVPIRCQDVAVYFSMEEWNYLEGQKDVYKNVMKEVPQPFTSPDLSSKMTTPERCSHPLLSQDCKQEDLDVPQDPEGEDLTDIHTIETYVMGDEWCKEEILTYDYPDDYPGISEEHQISLDGRGDDCGIPDDTYEEHVIIPNVAVHGNSLSSDPFEQVLSSDSSPNVKEHKRSRKDNTGKKPYTCLECGKCFDWKSKFIQHKRSHTGEKPFSCEDCGKCFSERSFLYRHQRSHTDAKPFSCSQCGKCFKQKWGLVTHERSHTGAKPYSCSECDKCYSDKSSLARHQWVHTGEKPFSCSECGKCFNRKSCLVTHERIHTGVKPFSCSECGKLYNNKTHLARHQWVHTGVKPFSCSECGAFFTDKSSLVNHQNVHTGSMPYSCSECGKCFNNKSNLVRHHWVHKEVKPFSCSECGKSFSQKLEVVRHQRTHTGEKPLSCP